ATCTATGAGCCGATACGAAGTGGATCTGCTGATCAAGGATGTGCAGGTGTTCAATAGCTATTACAAGCAATTTCGCCACGGTATGGTTGCGGTCAAGAATGGTCAATTCGCTTATATTGGCGATGGCGATTCGGATCGCTTTTCCGCTGCGATCACGGTGCAGGGACAGGGACGACACCTGATCCCCGGCCTGATCGATATTCATCTGCATATTGAGAGTTCGATGGTGACACCGGCGACCTTTTCCCATGGGATTATCCGCCGCGGAGTGACGACGATTGTGCCGGAACCGCATGAAATGGCGAACGTATTCGGCATCAAGGGTGTGCAGGAAATGATGGCGGCTAGTCAGAATACCGTCTGCGATATGTTCTACGGTATTCCAAGCTCAGTCCCGGCGACACCGCTGGAAACGACTGGTGGCTCTATTGAAATTGCGGATATTGACGAGTTGATGACATCGGGCAATATCGCCTGTCTGGGCGAGATTATGAACTATGTCGATGTGATCCGTGATCCAGACTGCAAAACAAATCATATTTTACGTCATGTCAAAGCCAACTATCCACAGCTGGTTATTGAAGGGCATACGCCGAAGCTACTCGATCTAGATCTGCATCGCATTATGTTGGCAGGTGTCGATTCGGATCATACACACCAGAGTATGGAAGGCATGACGGCGCGTATTGCGGCTGGTATGTTTATCGAATTGCAGGAGAAATCAATGACGCGCGAAGTGATGGATTATGTGATCCGTCATGAGGTTTCCGAGCATTTTTGCTTTGTTACCGATGATGTGATGACCGACCGACTCGCTTGGGAAGGGCATTTGGATCATATTGTGCGCAAAGCGATTGATATGGGCATGAGCCCTGAAGATGCGATCTATGCGGCAACCTACACCCCAGCACGACGGATGAAGATGACCGACCGCGGAACGGTATCGCCGGGCAAAGTGGCTGATTTTATTCTGCTGTCGGATGTGAATACATTTGCGATTGATGAGGTATACAAAAAGGGGCGGCTCGTGTACCGCGAAGGCGACAGCTATGTACAAACGGTGGAAGATAAGCAGTTCCCAGCACATTTCTATCGCAGTGTACAGCTACAGTCGCTGACAGCAGCGGATTTTGACGTACATGTACCGATTCAGGATGGACTGTACCGTTGCCGTGTAATGATGGTGAAGGACGGCTCGACATTTACTGAGGAGCGATTGGTGGATATTCCGGTGCGCAATCAGCGATTGTGCTGGCAGGAGAGTGGGTACGGATTGATTGCAACGTTTGAGCGGTACGGCAAAAACGGAAATCGCGCCTACGGACTAATCGGCGGAGATACGATCCAGCGCGGCGCCATTGCAACCACGTATTCGCATGATAATCACAATCTGCTTGTCGTCGGACATCAGGTGGATGATATGCTGGCGGCTGCCAATCATGTCATTGGCGTGCAGGGTGGATTCTGCGTTGCGGCAGAGGGCGTGGTGCAGGCAGCATTGGATCTGCCAGTGGGCGGTATTCTGACCGAAGCGCCACTGGAAGAAACGGCTGTTCAAGTGGAGCAGCTAGTATCAGCGATGCGAGGGCTTGGCTACAAGCATTACAATCCGATTATGTCTGTTAGTACGCACTCGTTGCCGGTTAGCCCAGCGTTGAAGATTACCGATCACGGATTGATTGATGTAAACGAAGGTAAAGTTGTACCGCTGATCGTGGAGCGTGTTGGTGATCTGGTGAGTGTGTAAGTGTGTGTAAATAAATACATCAATGGCAGAGCATGAACAGAGTTCTGTTCTTCCATCATTCAAAAAAGCAGCCGTTCATCCATAGAAGGATGAACGGCTGCTTTGATTTCATCAAACGTGCTTCATCACGAAACGTACTTCAGCGTGAAGCAACATCTTATTCGTCTTCTTTTTCTGCCAATTCCGAATCGGACAGATGACGGGTAATCTCCAGCTTGCGGTAACGGCGTACACCGCGGCGCAGGACGCGAACGGTCAGATTCTCGAACTCGTACACCGCACCAACCGGCAGATCTGGACGCTGGTTGTACAGCCAGCCGCCAATCGTATCCAGCTCTTCATCATCCAGCTCGATATTCAAAATATCATTGACCCGGTTGATAAATACTTTGCCGTCTACGATCAAGCGGTTTTCATCCATGCGCTGGATTTCATCTTCTTCATCCGTATCGAATTCGTCACGGATTTCGCCAACGATCTCTTCCAAAATGTCCTCAATCGTAATCAGACCGGAGGTTCCGCCGTACTCATCCACCAGAATGGCGATATGCGTGCCTTCACGCTGCATCCGTTTCAGCAGGTCCTTAACCGGAATCGTCTCCGATACAGACATTACCGGATGGATCAGGGAAGCGACATGCAGGTCTTGCTTTTCCTCAGCGGCAAGGAAAAATTGCTTCGTGTTCACCATACCCACGATATTGTCCTTGCTGCCCTCGGCAACTGGGAAACGCGTGTACTGCTCGCGGCGAATAATCGTGCGGTTCTCTTCCGGCGATTTGTCCGTGAACAGACAAACCATATCCGTACGTGGAACCATCAGTTCCTTAGCGATCATCTCGTCAAAAGCAAAGATTCGGCTGACATAACCAAATTCGCTCTGATTGATCTTACCACTCTCGTAACTTTCGTTAAGAATGATATGCAGCTCTTCTTCACTGTGCGCTTCTTCCGATTCGCTCGCAGGACGTAAACCAATCACCTTGAGCAGCAGGTTGGCAGAACCGTTCAGCAACCAGATAAACGGATACATCGCACGGTTGAACCAGATAATCGGGCGCGCTGTATACAGCGTAACCATTTCCGCTTTGCGTAGTGCAATCGTCTTCGGTGTCAATTCACCAACCACGACGTGGAAATACGTAACCAGAATCAGAGCAATCGCATACGATAAAATGTGCGACAACGCGGTCGGCACACTCAAGCTATGGAATACAGGCTCCAAAATCGCTTCTACCGTCGGTTCACCCAGCATACCGAGACCGAGTGCGGTAATCGTAATCCCCAGCTGACACGTCGACAGGTACGCATCCAGATTGGAAATTACCTGCTTGGCATAGCGGGCACTTTTGTTACCCTCGGCGATCAGCTGATCAATTCGGCTGCTCCGCACCTTTACAATCGCAAATTCTACCACCACAAAAAAGGCGGTCATAATGATCAAAATAATAAATAATGTAAAATTCAGTCCTATATTAATACCACTGTCAGTCAACAACATTCTCTCCCTTCGCGCGAGCCGAGTACTGTCGTATTGCCGTGTATACAGCAATATGACAGTGCAAGCGGCATCGTCACCGATCAATTATATGGATATATACAAATACGATGCGTAATGTTCGTACAATCAGGCTACACGATCATCACAGCCTGATCCATATAATTAGACCGGTACTTGAGCGACGCCAGCAGTAGGCGCTTCAGCAGGAGAGGTATGCAGGATAGCAGATGAGTGCGGCCAATGATCGGCAGCAACGTCCATCCGGCAAACAGCACACTTAGCGAAATGCCGCCCGTTAGATCGGGGACATCATTGCCGTCATTGCTGTTCGGTGCATGGCGCGGTGCGCTCCATGACATATTGCCCGGATTGATTCCGTTGGTAACCGCAAAGTCATAATCTGTTTCGTCCGCCGACTGAAAAGGCAAGCAGAACAAAAGCAGGATCAGACTGAAGACAAGGGCACTCATCTGCCGCCTTCGTGAAGGTAAATGATCCAATGTGCATCTCCCATTTGTTATAACGGTTTTTCCGCCCGGATATGACTGCCGGCGGTATGCCGCACAGGTATCATTACGAGAACCCGTGCCAGCCTACCGCCGGCAGTCCTGTACAGTATATCTTCGTCCCGTGTTATGGCATATGCCACGACACACAGATGATATCTGTCACATTATACGTATTTTACCGCACTCGGTTTCAAAATCCAATGAAACTTTTCACCGAGACGGTATTGTTATTCCGCTAACGACGAGGGAACCTTAACCCATCAAGATAATAAAGAAGACAATAGCCAGTACGAAACGATAAACAGCGAATACCGTCAGCGACAGACGCTTCAGCAGGCTTAGGAAGGTTTTGATCGCAATCATTGCCACGATAAAGGCAGCGATAAAACCAGCGGCAAAGAAGCCGAAATCATCCATGCTCAGGTATTGCGCGCTTTTCACCAGATCCAGTCCAGTTGCGCCGAACATCACGGGTACGGACACGAGGAAGGTAAACTCTGCCGCAGCTGTATGTGATACGCCGAGTAGAATACCACCGGAGATGGTCGAGCCGGAACGAGAGAAGCCCGGCCACAGGGCGAGACATTGGAACAGACCGATGCCGAATGCTTGCTTGTACGTAATATCGTCAACCGTCATCTCGCCCGCGCTGCGCCCTTTGCGCCACTCGGCATAGATCATCAGCAAACCGCCGACCACGAGACTGTAGACGACCGTTTGTGGACCGAACAGATATTTTTTGATCACATCATGCAGCAATAGCCCGACTACCACAGCCGGCAGCATAGCCAGTGCAATATGTAAAATATTCAGGCGGCGTGGACCGGTAACGCCGTTTCCTTGCTTCACGCGTCCACGGAACACATCGGGAATCGTCATCAGAATATCGATAAACTTGCGCCAGTAGAGGACAACGACAGCGAGCACCGCACCGAGCTGTACAACAATTTCAAATGTTTTGACCTGCTCGGAGTTTTCGTTAAGCCCTAGCAGATAAGCAGTCAGGATCATATGCCCTGTACTGGATACCGGCAGGAACTCGGTAAGCCCCTCAATAATCCCCATAATAATGGCTGAAATAATATCCACGAATGGACCTCCTTTAACATTGTATTCGCCTTGCGGCAAATTGGGTGGTATCCCGGTTGCAATGGCTGGTTGTGCAATATTCCGGGGAGCCGGTTTGTGTGCAGCAAACCACGCTTCTATCATAGTATGAGAAAACGGGGATGCTCGTCAATTTGCTGTGTGCCAGTTGACAGCTGGGGTCTGTGGGTCCAGCGGAGAGCGGCTGAACAGAAAGCACTAGACGATGTAAACTTTACACTATAAGCAATCGCTTACATTGGAAACGGATATGACGACTTAGTTGAAAAACAGTCGAAACGTGTCGAATCTATTTTTTGTTTATCTTTTGCTAACTTGCTCCCGATAAACATTCTAGACGCTGTGAAAAGCAAGCTTTCCCTAATGGATTGCTTTTGGTTAAGATAGAGGGGCATACATGCTGTACCATTATAAGGGAGGCGTTAACGATGGCTTTTACTATTAACAATTTGACCGATAACAGCAATACGATCATCAAGGAGCAACTGGGCGGCTTTACCGTACTGGAATACATAAAGGATCTCAGCTGTACGTCCGTAGCGGAAGCGACAGCACAATATTATATGTCGCAAAGCAATATGCGCCGTAAGCAGCTGATGATCGAATTGAACAATAGCGAAATTATGATGAAAGCTGGCGCGATGCAGTACACGGTCGGTCGGATGGAAATGACGACTGGTATCCAAGGCGTCGGTGGTCTGGTCAGCGGTATTTTCAAATCGGCAGCGAGTGGTACGGGCGTGGTGAAGCCGCAGTATCGTGGTACGGGTAAAATTCTGCTGGAGCCAACCTACAATTATATTTGGCTGATCGATGTGGATCATGACGAAGTGGTAATCGAGGACGGTCTGTTCCTCGCCTGCGACACCTCACTCACAATCGGTGTGACTGCACGCAGCAATTTCTCCTCCGCAGCATTGGGCGGCGAAGGTCTGTTCAACATGACGGCAAAAGGTAAAGGAATACTTGCGTTGGAAGCTCCCATTCCGGCAGAGGAAACGGTCGTTGTACAGTTGGAAAATGACGAGTTAAAGGTGGATGGCAACTTTGCAATGATGTGGTCGAACACGCTGCAATTTACCGTCGAGAAATCCGGTAAAACAAGATTAGGCTCCGCCGCATCCGGCGAAGGTCTGGTGAACGTCTATCGCGGCACCGGCACCGTCTGGCTGTCGCCGCTGTCTGCGTACTCCTGATTGGAAACTGTTAACAGATAGCGTAGCAAATAGCTTATTAAAATTTATAGAGAGAAGGAATTTAAATGTATGGACCTATTTATGTAACATCAAATGGATTAAACAAATTATATAATGAGCATTATACAATCCAAACTGAAGAGGTATTTGATAGAAATACTGGTGAGAGTGCAATAGCCGTTTATTTTGAAGAATATATTGAATATGATGAAGCAATGGATTTGTTGAAAGATAGCGGCGGTTTCTCAAATATTGTGCCGGAAGATGAGGAAGATGAGGAAGACGAGGAAGAAGAAGAGTATGAAGACGAAGATGAAGATGAAGACTACATTAATCATAACTAAATCATTAGATATGCCTTATTTTAATTAAATATGTAATTTGGTTGAAAGGTAAATCAACAAAACCTCCTCTAAACAATTTTGAAAAAAGACTAGCCAAATTCCATTCTATCTGTTAGTATTAAATCAGGAATTAGAATAAGTCTAAATTTAAAATAAAGAAAAGAGGAATTGACTATGACAACTACAAATAACCAAACCCATACATCTGAGACTACACAACTGGATTCCCTTTACAATGCACTGAATGTACAAATCGCGAACTGGTCGCTGCTGTACACCAAGCTGCACAACTTCCACTGGTACGTGAAAGGCGAGAACTTCTACACTCTGCATGCCAAATTCGAAGAGCTTTACGATCAAGTGACAGGTTACATGGATGATGTAGCAGAGCGTCTGCTAGCAATCGGTGGTCGTCCTGTCGCTACTATGAAAGAACAACTGGAGCTGTCCACCCTGCTAGAAGCAACCGGCAACGAATCGGCGAACCAAATGGTTAGCTCGGTAGTTGAAGACTTTGCTACCCTGTCCGGTGAGATGAGCGAAGCGATTATTCTGGCAGAAGAACTGAGCGATCACCCAACTGCTGACCTGCTGACTGGTATCCGCGGTGAAGTGGAAAAAGCTGCTTGGATGCTGAACGCTTATCTGGGTCGCTAATCCAAGCCTGATCACTGCATCAGCTGAACTCTTCGTTTGAAGAATGAAATCATCAAAGCTTCATCCTATACACGCTAATCTCTGTTATAAAGGCTCTCCAAACTGCCGATAGTAGGCTTTGGAGGGCTTTTTGTATGCTATTTTTGTGACAAATTTCGCATATTACTGTCAGATCACTTATGCGGGCGTATAATAAAGTGCATTACCTTTCTATGGCGGATTTGTCCAACATGCAACAATCGGTATAACAGGTGATCTATAGATTGCATATATGCGTTAGCTTAGATGAAGATCAACCATTCTAAAATGAGGTGGATGTGATGGCGGTGACCTACCCGCTGCTGCAAGAAGCAGAATTATTCATTCGTCAGTGCTATGAGGAGCTGGGCAAAAGCGCAGCCGAAACGGAGCAACGACTGGCGGAGATTCATACCGAAATACAGACAACTGGCATGTATACTCATACAATAGAAGAATTACAGCACGGTGCCAAAATGGCATGGCGCAACAGCAATCGCTGTATCGGCAGACTGTTCTGGGATCATCTCGACGTGCGCGATGCTCGGCATGTACGCGGCACTGATCAGATCGCTCAGCAGCTGCTAGAGCATATTCGCTACGCTACCAATGATGGAAAAATCCGCCCAACGATCACCATTTTCCGACCGCGTGATACGAACGGGCAGGAGACGCGCATCTGGAATCATCAGCTGATCCGTTATGCAGGCTACCGCAATCAAGATGGCAGTACAACCGGTGATCCCGCGTCGCTGTCGTTTACTGACTTGTGCCGTCATCTAGGCTGGCAGGGCAAAGGGACGGATTTTGACGTGTTACCGCTGGTGATCAGCGAGCATGGCGGCAAGCCGCAGCTGTATGAGATTCCGGCGGAGGATGTGCTGGAAGTGCAGATGGAGCATGCTGATTTTCCGGCATTTACAGAGCTGGATTTGAAATGGTATGCTGTACCCATTGTGTCGGAAATGCGGCTGAATATCGGTGGGATTCATTATACCGCTGCGCCGTTTAATGGCTGGTATATGGGCACTGAGATTGGTGCGCGCAATTTTGCCGACGAGGATCGATATAACCTGTTGCCGGATATGGCGAGCATCATGGGACTGGATACGTCTAGCAAGGCTACCTTATGGCAGGATCGGGCGCTGGTCGAGCTGAATGCGGCTGTGTTATACTCCTACAAAAAAGCGGGTGTCAGCATCGTTGACCACCATACCGCTGCTACACAGTTCCGCAAATTCGAGGAACGCGAGGAAGCGTCAGGACGCGAAGTGACCGGCAATTGGACATGGCTTATTCCGCCTATGTCTCCGGCGACAACGCATATTTTCCATCGCCCGTACAACAATCGGGTGGTGACACCGAATTTCTTTTATCAAGAGCGGACGTACGAGCGCACAACTTCGGACGCCGATCATCATACGAATACGAACCATCAAAGGAAGCAAACGGGCGGAGGTGGATGCCCGTTTCATTGAGAGGATGAAATGTAAAACATGCTAGGCATTGGTAGAAACGCCGCCGTGCGCCGGATGAACCGGCAAATGCAGAGCTTTGTCCATCCGACAAGGCTCATTCCAATGGGCTTTGCCATTTTGATTGCTATCGGCACGGTGCTGCTGATGCTGCCGATCTCTGGCGCGCATGGGCACTCTGTCGGTTGGCTGAACGCGCTGTTCATGTCCACATCGGCGGTCTGCGTAACGGGGCTGGCAGTGATCGATACAGGCACTGCCTTTTCTCTGTTTGGACAGGTTGTGATTATGGTGCTGATCCAGATTGGCGGCTTGGGCTTTATGACATTTGGTATTTTGTTTGCCGTGCTGCTAGGCAAGCAGATCGGCTTGAAACAGCGTCTGCTCATTCAGCAGGCGACCAATGCGGTATCGACGCAGGGGCTTGTGAAGCTGTCGCTGAATATTTTCCTGATTGCGTTTGTACTGGAATCGGTGGCAATGCTGACACTGGCACTGCACTGGACACCAGAGCTAGGATGGAAACGGGCATGGTATTATGGAGCCTTTTATGCCATTTCTTCATTTAATAACGCTGGGTTTGCACTCAAGCCAGATAGTTTATCCGAGCATGTGGGCGATCCCGTAGTGAACACGGTTGTCATTACGCTATTCGTCATCGGCGGTTTGGGCTTTATCGTTGTAACGGATATTTTGCGCAAGCGGCGTTGGCATAAGTTCTCGCTTAATACGAAGCTGGTACTTGTGTCATCGCTGATTGCGACGGTGTTCGGATTTGTTTTTGTATTGGCAGCGGAATGGGCGAATCCGGCAACACTGGGTCCACTTAGTCTGGGCGATAAAATCTGGGCAGCCTTGTTCCAAGGGGTCATGCCGCGTTCCTCCGGTTATAATACGGTCAATATCGGTGGTCTGATGGCGGCAACGCAGTTTGTATTCATTATGCTGATGTTTATCGGGGCAGCGAGTGGTTCGACTGGCGGCGGGATCAAGATCAATACGTTTGCGATTTTGCTGCTGTGTCTGTATAGCGTCGTGCGCGGTCGTTCGGAGATTCATGCGTTTCAGCGGAAAATCAGCTTTGATACGGCGTTTCGTGCATTAGCGATTATTATGATCTCGCTCGGCATCGTAGTCGTACTGACGATTATGCTGACCATTACCGAGAGTGGATCAAGCGCTTCGTTTTTGGCGATCTTCTATGAGGCGGTATCGGCATTTGGGACGGTTGGTTCCTCGATGGGATTGACGCCGCATCTGTCCCCGGAAGGCAAGCTGGTCATCGTCATTACGATGTTCATCGGTCGTCTTGGTCCACTGGCGCTAGCATTTGCACTAGCGCGTAACAATAAACCGACCAAGTACAGCTATCCAGAGGAAAAGGTACTGATTGGTTGATGCGCCACATGAGCCGCATAAGTGTTCTTTTGTATCTATCGCTCATCATAGTCATTGGTATACTGAGGCATGACATATATGCTAGTGCATGAAATAGGTCAGCGCATGAGATGATGCTGGCGAATCCAATGTACCAACGTCTTAAACATATGAAAGCATAAAGCATACTAGTACGAACGCAGGAATCATACTGTCATGAACGCATCAAACATATGGTCGAACGAAACGGAATGTATATACAAAAAAGCTCCCCTTTACTGCTGCTGGATCACGGATATGATCTGGCAACCGCAGAGGGGAGCTTTTTGAATAGATGGCTATGAGTAAGGCATCAATGCGATTCGCCGGACTGGTTCATCCGTCGTTCCCACCAGTTCAGCAGCTTGCTCAACGTATACGTCAAAATCAGATAAATGATCGCCGCTGTCAGATACGGCTCCCAGATGCGTAAATACTGTCCACGCATCAGATTCGCATAATACATCAGCTCTTTGGCAGCGATAATCGTCAGCAATGACGAATCCTTGATCAGTACGATAAATTCATTACCAAACGCCGGAATCATGCGCTTAATCGCCTGCGGCAGAATAATATAGCGCATCGTCTGTTGTCTAGTCATACCAAGCGATAGCGCTGCTTCGCTCTGCCCACGCTCCACCGACTGAATGCCAGCACGGAAAATCTCGGCGCTATAGCCTGCCGAATTGAGCGTCAGCGACAGGATCGCGGCGAACAGCACATCCGTACGGTCGATCAGCAGTGGCACAACCCCGAAATGCACAAGCAAGATCTGCACCAGCAGTGGGGTTCCACGGAAGAAGTTAATATAACACGCCGCGGGCAAACGCAGATACGCATGTCGGGACATACGTCCAAAGCCAACGATCAGTCCAAGAATAGAGCCGAGGCAGATGGAGACGATCGAGACGCCAATCGTCAGCAGTGTGCCTTTGAGCAGTAACGGGATGTAATACAGAATGATGTCAATACGAAAATCGCTCATGGCGCTGCTCCTTTTATCCTTTAGCCATTGCTGCTTTCAGATTCGTCAGATCCGGTTCCTCGCCAAACCATTTTTTGTAGATTTCAGCGTAGGTGCCGTTATCAATAATGGTTTGAATCGCCGGGTCGAGTTT
The sequence above is drawn from the Paenibacillus sp. JQZ6Y-1 genome and encodes:
- a CDS encoding adenine deaminase C-terminal domain-containing protein yields the protein MSRYEVDLLIKDVQVFNSYYKQFRHGMVAVKNGQFAYIGDGDSDRFSAAITVQGQGRHLIPGLIDIHLHIESSMVTPATFSHGIIRRGVTTIVPEPHEMANVFGIKGVQEMMAASQNTVCDMFYGIPSSVPATPLETTGGSIEIADIDELMTSGNIACLGEIMNYVDVIRDPDCKTNHILRHVKANYPQLVIEGHTPKLLDLDLHRIMLAGVDSDHTHQSMEGMTARIAAGMFIELQEKSMTREVMDYVIRHEVSEHFCFVTDDVMTDRLAWEGHLDHIVRKAIDMGMSPEDAIYAATYTPARRMKMTDRGTVSPGKVADFILLSDVNTFAIDEVYKKGRLVYREGDSYVQTVEDKQFPAHFYRSVQLQSLTAADFDVHVPIQDGLYRCRVMMVKDGSTFTEERLVDIPVRNQRLCWQESGYGLIATFERYGKNGNRAYGLIGGDTIQRGAIATTYSHDNHNLLVVGHQVDDMLAAANHVIGVQGGFCVAAEGVVQAALDLPVGGILTEAPLEETAVQVEQLVSAMRGLGYKHYNPIMSVSTHSLPVSPALKITDHGLIDVNEGKVVPLIVERVGDLVSV
- a CDS encoding hemolysin family protein encodes the protein MTDSGINIGLNFTLFIILIIMTAFFVVVEFAIVKVRSSRIDQLIAEGNKSARYAKQVISNLDAYLSTCQLGITITALGLGMLGEPTVEAILEPVFHSLSVPTALSHILSYAIALILVTYFHVVVGELTPKTIALRKAEMVTLYTARPIIWFNRAMYPFIWLLNGSANLLLKVIGLRPASESEEAHSEEELHIILNESYESGKINQSEFGYVSRIFAFDEMIAKELMVPRTDMVCLFTDKSPEENRTIIRREQYTRFPVAEGSKDNIVGMVNTKQFFLAAEEKQDLHVASLIHPVMSVSETIPVKDLLKRMQREGTHIAILVDEYGGTSGLITIEDILEEIVGEIRDEFDTDEEDEIQRMDENRLIVDGKVFINRVNDILNIELDDEELDTIGGWLYNQRPDLPVGAVYEFENLTVRVLRRGVRRYRKLEITRHLSDSELAEKEDE
- the bacA gene encoding undecaprenyl-diphosphate phosphatase, translated to MDIISAIIMGIIEGLTEFLPVSSTGHMILTAYLLGLNENSEQVKTFEIVVQLGAVLAVVVLYWRKFIDILMTIPDVFRGRVKQGNGVTGPRRLNILHIALAMLPAVVVGLLLHDVIKKYLFGPQTVVYSLVVGGLLMIYAEWRKGRSAGEMTVDDITYKQAFGIGLFQCLALWPGFSRSGSTISGGILLGVSHTAAAEFTFLVSVPVMFGATGLDLVKSAQYLSMDDFGFFAAGFIAAFIVAMIAIKTFLSLLKRLSLTVFAVYRFVLAIVFFIILMG
- a CDS encoding AIM24 family protein, whose protein sequence is MAFTINNLTDNSNTIIKEQLGGFTVLEYIKDLSCTSVAEATAQYYMSQSNMRRKQLMIELNNSEIMMKAGAMQYTVGRMEMTTGIQGVGGLVSGIFKSAASGTGVVKPQYRGTGKILLEPTYNYIWLIDVDHDEVVIEDGLFLACDTSLTIGVTARSNFSSAALGGEGLFNMTAKGKGILALEAPIPAEETVVVQLENDELKVDGNFAMMWSNTLQFTVEKSGKTRLGSAASGEGLVNVYRGTGTVWLSPLSAYS
- a CDS encoding Dps family protein, giving the protein MTTTNNQTHTSETTQLDSLYNALNVQIANWSLLYTKLHNFHWYVKGENFYTLHAKFEELYDQVTGYMDDVAERLLAIGGRPVATMKEQLELSTLLEATGNESANQMVSSVVEDFATLSGEMSEAIILAEELSDHPTADLLTGIRGEVEKAAWMLNAYLGR
- a CDS encoding nitric oxide synthase oxygenase; this translates as MAVTYPLLQEAELFIRQCYEELGKSAAETEQRLAEIHTEIQTTGMYTHTIEELQHGAKMAWRNSNRCIGRLFWDHLDVRDARHVRGTDQIAQQLLEHIRYATNDGKIRPTITIFRPRDTNGQETRIWNHQLIRYAGYRNQDGSTTGDPASLSFTDLCRHLGWQGKGTDFDVLPLVISEHGGKPQLYEIPAEDVLEVQMEHADFPAFTELDLKWYAVPIVSEMRLNIGGIHYTAAPFNGWYMGTEIGARNFADEDRYNLLPDMASIMGLDTSSKATLWQDRALVELNAAVLYSYKKAGVSIVDHHTAATQFRKFEEREEASGREVTGNWTWLIPPMSPATTHIFHRPYNNRVVTPNFFYQERTYERTTSDADHHTNTNHQRKQTGGGGCPFH
- a CDS encoding TrkH family potassium uptake protein gives rise to the protein MLGIGRNAAVRRMNRQMQSFVHPTRLIPMGFAILIAIGTVLLMLPISGAHGHSVGWLNALFMSTSAVCVTGLAVIDTGTAFSLFGQVVIMVLIQIGGLGFMTFGILFAVLLGKQIGLKQRLLIQQATNAVSTQGLVKLSLNIFLIAFVLESVAMLTLALHWTPELGWKRAWYYGAFYAISSFNNAGFALKPDSLSEHVGDPVVNTVVITLFVIGGLGFIVVTDILRKRRWHKFSLNTKLVLVSSLIATVFGFVFVLAAEWANPATLGPLSLGDKIWAALFQGVMPRSSGYNTVNIGGLMAATQFVFIMLMFIGAASGSTGGGIKINTFAILLLCLYSVVRGRSEIHAFQRKISFDTAFRALAIIMISLGIVVVLTIMLTITESGSSASFLAIFYEAVSAFGTVGSSMGLTPHLSPEGKLVIVITMFIGRLGPLALAFALARNNKPTKYSYPEEKVLIG
- a CDS encoding amino acid ABC transporter permease, coding for MSDFRIDIILYYIPLLLKGTLLTIGVSIVSICLGSILGLIVGFGRMSRHAYLRLPAACYINFFRGTPLLVQILLVHFGVVPLLIDRTDVLFAAILSLTLNSAGYSAEIFRAGIQSVERGQSEAALSLGMTRQQTMRYIILPQAIKRMIPAFGNEFIVLIKDSSLLTIIAAKELMYYANLMRGQYLRIWEPYLTAAIIYLILTYTLSKLLNWWERRMNQSGESH